One genomic window of Rhodoligotrophos defluvii includes the following:
- a CDS encoding metallophosphoesterase family protein, producing the protein MTQHATPAVLDLGELDGVLLAFGGVDGNLDALEALLKVAAEQGIPFTRLVHTGSVAPFCAEPAACATRLAELGIAAVKGAFEVDAPQLVRGDTDGLSDALAPGWRRLIDDGLPNEVVRWMEALPSEIVFTYGGHSFRIVHGGVTSMEKLLFWSSPGPAFDAELELSGTDVVIAGRSGFPFTRLFPRPSGRERAWHNPGSLGLPPNDGTPRLWMSLIRASRSGLSFEHLPLAYDYRRAASRLRRLCGDEDFARSLETGLWPSLEEVPQGERRRRGKPFEPQTISLGTTDDLQARGQAGDALMRRQ; encoded by the coding sequence ATGACACAGCACGCCACGCCGGCCGTTCTGGATTTGGGAGAACTGGATGGCGTGCTTCTGGCGTTCGGGGGCGTTGACGGCAATCTCGATGCGCTCGAGGCCCTGCTGAAGGTGGCCGCCGAGCAGGGCATTCCCTTTACCCGCCTTGTCCACACGGGCAGCGTGGCCCCGTTTTGCGCCGAACCTGCCGCCTGCGCCACGCGGCTTGCCGAGCTCGGCATCGCCGCCGTGAAAGGCGCTTTCGAGGTGGACGCACCTCAGTTGGTTCGCGGTGATACGGACGGTCTTTCCGATGCGCTTGCGCCCGGTTGGCGGCGCCTCATCGATGACGGCTTGCCGAATGAGGTGGTGCGGTGGATGGAAGCGCTGCCGAGCGAGATCGTCTTCACCTATGGCGGCCACAGCTTCCGCATCGTGCACGGCGGTGTGACCAGCATGGAGAAGCTGCTGTTCTGGTCGTCGCCCGGTCCCGCCTTCGATGCCGAACTGGAGCTCTCCGGCACGGATGTGGTGATCGCCGGCCGCTCCGGCTTTCCGTTCACCCGGTTGTTCCCACGCCCGAGCGGACGAGAGCGTGCCTGGCACAACCCCGGCAGCCTGGGCCTGCCGCCCAATGACGGCACGCCACGGCTGTGGATGTCTCTCATCCGTGCAAGCCGCAGCGGCCTCAGCTTCGAGCACCTGCCATTGGCTTATGACTACCGGAGGGCGGCGTCACGCTTGCGGCGGCTCTGCGGCGACGAGGATTTCGCCCGTAGTCTCGAAACCGGGCTGTGGCCGAGCCTCGAGGAGGTCCCGCAGGGCGAGCGCCGACGCCGCGGCAAGCCTTTCGAGCCGCAGACCATCAGCCTCGGTACGACCGATGACCTGCAGGCGCGAGGCCAGGCCGGCGATGCTCTCATGCGACGTCAATAG
- a CDS encoding gamma-glutamyl-gamma-aminobutyrate hydrolase family protein produces the protein MKPLIGLPADTADNKDVPFHSIGDKYVRAVAEAAGGIPLVIPALASVIDLDSLLDRLDGLVLTGALSNVHPSRYGASAHSDYEPYDQARDDTTIPLIGKAVARGMPLLCICRGYQELNVVLGGTLATEIQRIKGRLDHRAPKVDDLDQRYGPRHVVNLERGGLLHEILGAERIMVNSLHRQAIDRLAPRLKVEATAEDGTIEAVSIRDGKGFVLGVQWHPEYKAIDNPVSVRIFRAFGDAARRYSAARQTGFAAA, from the coding sequence GTGAAACCTCTGATTGGCTTGCCGGCGGACACGGCAGATAACAAGGACGTGCCGTTTCATTCGATCGGCGACAAATATGTGCGGGCCGTGGCGGAGGCCGCAGGGGGCATTCCCCTGGTCATCCCGGCGCTTGCCTCAGTGATCGATCTCGATTCCCTTCTCGACCGACTGGACGGGCTCGTCCTTACCGGCGCGCTGTCGAACGTCCATCCCAGCCGCTATGGCGCCTCCGCCCATTCCGATTATGAGCCTTACGACCAGGCGCGGGACGATACCACCATCCCCCTCATCGGCAAGGCCGTCGCTCGCGGCATGCCGCTTCTCTGCATCTGCCGCGGCTATCAGGAGCTCAACGTCGTCCTCGGCGGTACCCTGGCCACGGAGATCCAGCGCATCAAGGGAAGGCTGGATCATCGCGCACCGAAGGTGGACGACTTGGACCAGCGCTATGGCCCACGGCATGTGGTGAACCTGGAACGAGGCGGCTTGCTGCACGAGATTCTCGGCGCCGAGCGCATCATGGTCAATTCGCTCCATCGCCAGGCCATAGACCGGCTCGCCCCGCGTTTGAAGGTGGAAGCCACGGCCGAGGATGGCACCATCGAGGCGGTTTCCATCAGGGATGGCAAGGGCTTCGTGCTGGGCGTGCAGTGGCACCCCGAATATAAGGCCATCGACAATCCCGTTTCGGTGAGGATCTTCCGCGCTTTCGGAGACGCGGCCCGGCGCTATTCGGCAGCCCGGCAGACCGGATTTGCCGCCGCCTGA
- a CDS encoding lipid II:glycine glycyltransferase FemX: protein MTARAFSSEPLVSDEGEVLLVRRQALSDTTVHALTPAEWDILAQQFRDVVPEQTAVYACARWGEKRVRCLSVTQSGQLIGGAVLIDFTVPLVRRGLSVIKFGPLWRRQQEPDDAARLANVVSALQQQVAIEDKRCLVINPLPDPLAEGRMADVLQAHGFWHCGSTADPARYLVNLGIDLDAQRASLHGKWRYNLKKAQSNRLDVGVEEGEAGLSAFMALYDAMLSRKRFHDRSAIDALPAMLQADVPSLRPEIVIARLDGRPTAGAVISRAGDRAIYLFGASDERALPAKAGYALHWWIVERLTGSGCLWYDLGGAEGDAGLAQFKRQFVGARGVITKRLDEFAFAADPASRLLAKAAFTLREAKRRWPGRAEATSG, encoded by the coding sequence ATGACCGCCCGAGCCTTCTCCAGTGAGCCTCTTGTGAGCGATGAGGGCGAGGTGCTGTTGGTCCGGCGGCAAGCGCTCAGCGATACCACCGTTCATGCGCTCACCCCTGCCGAGTGGGACATCCTTGCCCAGCAGTTTCGGGACGTGGTGCCGGAACAGACTGCTGTTTACGCCTGCGCCCGCTGGGGGGAGAAGCGGGTTCGCTGTCTTTCGGTCACGCAATCGGGCCAGCTGATCGGCGGTGCCGTGCTGATCGATTTTACCGTGCCGCTCGTGAGGCGCGGCCTATCGGTGATCAAGTTCGGACCACTTTGGCGCAGGCAGCAGGAGCCGGACGACGCGGCTCGACTGGCGAATGTCGTCAGCGCGCTTCAGCAGCAAGTCGCCATCGAGGACAAGCGCTGCCTCGTCATAAATCCGCTGCCCGATCCGCTGGCCGAAGGCCGAATGGCGGACGTGCTCCAGGCGCACGGCTTCTGGCATTGCGGCAGCACGGCAGATCCGGCGCGATATCTCGTCAATCTCGGAATCGATCTCGATGCGCAGCGGGCCAGCTTGCATGGCAAGTGGCGCTACAACCTCAAAAAGGCGCAGAGCAATCGGCTTGACGTAGGGGTCGAGGAAGGCGAGGCCGGACTTAGCGCCTTCATGGCGTTGTATGATGCCATGCTTTCACGCAAGCGGTTCCATGATCGATCCGCAATCGACGCGCTGCCGGCGATGCTGCAAGCGGATGTTCCGTCGCTGCGGCCGGAAATCGTGATCGCACGGCTGGACGGCCGACCGACAGCCGGTGCCGTGATCAGCCGGGCCGGCGATCGCGCCATTTACCTGTTCGGGGCGAGCGATGAGCGCGCCCTTCCGGCAAAGGCCGGCTATGCCTTGCACTGGTGGATCGTCGAGCGCCTGACCGGCAGCGGATGCCTTTGGTATGATCTCGGCGGCGCCGAGGGTGATGCCGGCCTCGCCCAGTTCAAGCGGCAATTCGTCGGCGCACGCGGCGTCATCACCAAGCGGCTCGATGAGTTTGCCTTTGCCGCCGATCCGGCGAGCCGGCTGCTCGCGAAGGCCGCCTTCACGCTGCGTGAAGCCAAACGCCGCTGGCCCGGGCGCGCCGAGGCCACGAGCGGATGA
- a CDS encoding lipopolysaccharide biosynthesis protein, translated as MKQISGSRLLTLSATLIGARIAGAGLTFLTQILIARWLGADTLGQYAVAMSLGGVLAILAAGGYPSIAQRYISRYRVDQRPDLSAGFTSSGLRNLFLGSAGLIVLTWAGLWLTAGERSPDYSLALAVGALIAPAMAMLNFHGGVCNAFRRPFLGFLPDTLLRPVLFIAVVAVVNLALAASASATELMVMNLGVVIVAAMLQWIVMRREALLPRRRARRAYETAQWRKSALPLVLAVLFTNYFIEIDILLLSTLMAPEQIAVFNICVRFTAFIVFALQSVNQIALPDLADAHARTDGGGVMQALARANFAGVGLAVSATIGLVLLGQPILSMIGPQFAGGYKLLVLLAIAQVARASLGSASVQLLTVTGHQVKVLPSLGVGLAVLIILNFVLVPRFGLEGAGLAMLVSIILWSASLAVVAHRVTGYDVTLWTPLRQLVARHFARTA; from the coding sequence ATGAAACAGATCAGCGGTTCGCGCCTGCTCACCTTGTCCGCCACCTTGATCGGGGCGCGCATTGCGGGCGCCGGCCTCACCTTCCTGACCCAGATCCTGATCGCGCGCTGGCTGGGCGCCGATACCCTTGGCCAATACGCGGTCGCCATGTCGCTTGGCGGTGTGCTCGCGATCCTGGCGGCCGGCGGGTATCCCTCCATCGCCCAGCGCTACATCTCCCGTTACCGGGTGGATCAGCGGCCGGACCTCAGCGCCGGCTTCACCAGCTCCGGGCTGCGCAACCTGTTCTTGGGTTCGGCCGGTCTGATCGTCCTTACGTGGGCGGGACTGTGGCTGACGGCCGGCGAGCGCAGCCCCGACTACAGCCTGGCGCTGGCCGTCGGCGCCCTGATCGCGCCGGCCATGGCCATGCTCAATTTCCATGGCGGCGTCTGCAATGCCTTTCGACGGCCGTTTCTCGGCTTTCTCCCGGATACGCTGCTACGTCCGGTGCTGTTCATCGCCGTTGTCGCGGTGGTGAACCTTGCCCTTGCCGCAAGCGCTTCCGCAACCGAGCTGATGGTGATGAATCTCGGGGTCGTGATCGTCGCGGCCATGCTGCAGTGGATCGTGATGCGCCGGGAGGCGCTGCTGCCCCGCCGGAGGGCACGGCGCGCCTACGAGACGGCCCAATGGCGCAAATCCGCCCTTCCACTGGTCCTGGCGGTTTTGTTCACCAACTACTTCATCGAGATCGACATCCTTCTGCTCAGCACACTGATGGCGCCAGAGCAGATCGCGGTGTTCAACATCTGTGTGCGGTTCACCGCCTTCATCGTGTTCGCACTCCAGTCGGTCAATCAGATCGCCCTGCCCGATCTCGCCGATGCGCACGCACGCACCGACGGCGGCGGCGTCATGCAGGCGCTGGCCCGGGCCAATTTTGCGGGTGTGGGGCTTGCGGTGTCGGCGACGATTGGGCTGGTGCTGCTCGGGCAGCCGATCCTGAGCATGATCGGCCCGCAGTTTGCGGGTGGCTACAAGCTGCTGGTCCTGCTCGCCATCGCCCAGGTGGCCCGCGCGAGCCTCGGCTCGGCATCCGTTCAGCTGCTCACGGTCACCGGGCATCAGGTGAAGGTGCTCCCGAGCCTCGGAGTCGGCCTGGCGGTGCTCATCATCCTCAATTTCGTGCTGGTGCCCCGATTCGGCCTGGAAGGCGCCGGCCTTGCCATGCTGGTCTCGATCATCCTGTGGTCGGCCTCGCTCGCCGTGGTGGCGCATCGGGTGACCGGCTATGACGTGACCTTGTGGACGCCGCTGCGGCAGCTGGTTGCCAGGCATTTCGCCAGGACGGCCTGA
- a CDS encoding SDR family NAD(P)-dependent oxidoreductase, which produces MTSPIKASDLFDLQGEVALVTGASSGLGWRFAKALAANGAKVVIGARRVDRLHALAEEIAAGGGAALAVPLDTSDAGSIKAAFDQAERAFGTVTIVVNNAGVSGNKRTIDVSAEDWRGVISVNLDGVWYTAHEAIKRMIAAGKPGSIINIASILSFRASKTLAAYAASKGGVLQLTRALAVEFARNGIRVNAIAPGYIETEMNSDFFKTEKGEYLKRGIPQNRIGDPSELDGALLLLASPRASSFMTGSVVTVDGGQSISLDH; this is translated from the coding sequence ATGACTTCACCGATCAAGGCATCGGATCTGTTCGACTTGCAGGGCGAGGTAGCACTGGTGACCGGCGCCTCGAGCGGCTTGGGCTGGCGCTTTGCCAAGGCTCTGGCTGCCAATGGCGCCAAGGTGGTGATCGGCGCCCGCAGGGTCGACCGGCTGCACGCGCTGGCCGAGGAGATCGCCGCAGGCGGCGGTGCGGCGCTCGCCGTGCCGCTGGACACCAGCGATGCGGGCTCGATCAAGGCCGCTTTCGACCAGGCCGAGCGAGCCTTCGGCACGGTGACCATCGTGGTGAACAATGCGGGGGTTTCCGGAAACAAGCGGACCATCGATGTGAGCGCGGAGGACTGGCGCGGCGTCATTTCCGTCAATCTCGACGGGGTGTGGTACACCGCGCATGAAGCCATAAAGCGGATGATCGCCGCCGGCAAACCGGGCTCGATCATCAACATCGCCTCAATTCTCAGCTTCCGCGCATCAAAGACCCTCGCGGCCTATGCGGCATCCAAAGGCGGCGTGCTGCAGCTCACGCGCGCGCTGGCGGTAGAATTCGCCCGCAACGGCATAAGGGTGAACGCCATCGCGCCGGGCTATATCGAGACCGAGATGAACAGCGATTTCTTCAAGACGGAGAAGGGCGAGTACCTGAAGCGCGGCATTCCGCAAAACCGGATCGGCGACCCTAGCGAGTTGGATGGGGCTCTGCTGCTGCTGGCTTCGCCGCGCGCCTCGTCGTTCATGACCGGCTCGGTGGTGACGGTCGATGGCGGGCAATCGATTTCCCTCGATCACTAG
- a CDS encoding GNAT family N-acetyltransferase → MTSASSAEKLTAFSRSGAVGSRLDYSSAVVNPPALPIDLMASFGPWRIAAYRSFAPVEQQWRALEQTAIGFPFQHFDWLNIWHEQIGRPSGADPFIVLVTDESGRPVMVLPLVIERVLGIRRLAAMGDPVCDYHGPLIAPDLATQLTPGAVRTLLDHILRLASADYVLLTRIPPQLSGGIANPFAALKLQPFSASAHRTSLGADWESFYAARRSTKTRRRFREKEKALAKLGPISFEIVTAPSERLALAAEMMALKASQLQATAGTFNTFADTHVQNFFRAVASDPAVANVYMFRLKVGNRLAAATAGLLQNSCFYYQVPVYPDGELQRYSPGNLLLHKIMAWAIDQGCTHFDFTIGDEPYKLDWCEETWILGCGAWTGTLRGRIGAGIALAEIAAKRRVKQSPKLMAGAVRLRNLLGRLRARHGS, encoded by the coding sequence ATGACGAGCGCGAGCTCTGCCGAAAAGCTGACAGCCTTCTCGCGATCCGGAGCCGTCGGCTCAAGGCTCGACTATTCCTCGGCAGTCGTGAATCCGCCCGCGCTGCCCATTGATCTCATGGCGTCCTTCGGGCCCTGGCGCATTGCGGCCTACCGGAGCTTCGCACCCGTCGAGCAGCAGTGGCGTGCCCTGGAACAGACCGCCATTGGCTTTCCGTTCCAACATTTCGACTGGCTCAACATCTGGCATGAGCAGATCGGCCGCCCTTCCGGCGCAGATCCGTTCATCGTGCTGGTGACCGATGAAAGCGGCCGGCCTGTCATGGTCCTGCCGCTCGTCATCGAGCGGGTCTTGGGCATCCGCAGGCTCGCGGCCATGGGCGACCCGGTCTGCGATTATCATGGCCCGCTCATTGCGCCGGATCTTGCCACCCAACTGACGCCTGGCGCCGTTCGTACGCTGCTCGATCACATCTTGCGGCTCGCCTCGGCGGATTATGTACTCTTGACCCGGATTCCACCGCAGCTCAGCGGTGGGATCGCCAACCCGTTCGCCGCCTTGAAGCTGCAGCCGTTCAGCGCGTCTGCACATCGCACCAGCCTCGGCGCCGACTGGGAGAGCTTCTATGCGGCGCGGCGCAGCACGAAGACCCGCCGCCGCTTCCGGGAAAAGGAGAAGGCGCTCGCCAAGCTCGGGCCGATCAGCTTCGAGATCGTCACCGCGCCCTCCGAGCGGTTGGCTTTGGCCGCTGAGATGATGGCGCTGAAGGCCAGCCAGCTGCAGGCGACCGCCGGCACGTTCAATACATTCGCAGACACGCATGTGCAGAACTTCTTCCGTGCGGTGGCCAGCGACCCAGCGGTGGCGAACGTGTACATGTTCAGGCTCAAAGTCGGTAACAGGCTTGCGGCAGCTACGGCCGGTCTGCTGCAGAATAGCTGTTTTTACTATCAAGTCCCGGTTTATCCGGATGGCGAGCTCCAGCGTTATTCACCCGGTAATCTTCTGCTGCACAAGATCATGGCATGGGCCATCGACCAGGGCTGCACCCATTTCGATTTCACCATTGGCGACGAACCCTACAAGCTGGACTGGTGCGAGGAGACCTGGATTTTGGGGTGCGGTGCCTGGACCGGGACTTTGCGCGGCCGTATCGGCGCCGGAATCGCGTTGGCGGAGATCGCGGCGAAGCGGCGCGTGAAGCAGAGCCCAAAGCTCATGGCGGGTGCCGTGCGCCTGCGCAACCTCTTGGGGCGCCTGCGCGCCCGGCATGGTTCTTGA
- a CDS encoding cytochrome c biogenesis CcdA family protein: MTVSYAAALLAGAISFLSPCVLPLVPPYLCFIAGTSLEEMADKQASPRVTARVMLAALLFVLGFATVFVMLGATASAIGQLVREYLWLLAQIAGVVIIIMGLHFLGLFRIPILNREARYHHESRPAGLIGAYVVGLAFAFGWTPCIGPVLAAILTLAAAEDSVTRGAVLLGVYSLGLGIPFLASAAAIRAFLTFMQRFRRHIGTVEKVMGGLLVLAGIMFLTGTMTAFSFWLLETFPALGRIG; this comes from the coding sequence ATGACCGTATCCTATGCCGCGGCCCTGCTGGCGGGCGCGATCAGCTTCCTGAGCCCATGCGTGCTGCCGCTGGTGCCGCCATATCTCTGCTTCATCGCCGGCACCTCGCTCGAGGAAATGGCCGATAAGCAGGCGTCGCCGCGCGTGACGGCGCGGGTGATGCTGGCCGCACTTCTGTTCGTGCTGGGCTTTGCGACGGTGTTCGTGATGCTCGGGGCGACCGCCTCGGCCATCGGCCAGCTCGTCCGCGAATACCTGTGGCTGCTCGCGCAGATCGCCGGCGTGGTGATCATCATCATGGGCCTGCACTTCCTCGGCCTGTTCCGGATCCCAATCCTCAATCGGGAGGCACGCTACCATCACGAGAGCCGGCCGGCAGGCCTGATCGGCGCCTATGTGGTGGGACTCGCCTTCGCCTTCGGCTGGACACCGTGCATCGGACCGGTGCTCGCCGCCATTCTAACCCTGGCCGCGGCGGAAGACAGCGTTACCCGCGGCGCCGTGCTGCTCGGCGTCTATTCGCTGGGTCTGGGCATTCCGTTTCTCGCCTCCGCAGCCGCCATCAGGGCGTTTCTCACATTCATGCAGCGATTCCGGCGCCATATCGGCACGGTAGAGAAGGTCATGGGCGGGCTGTTGGTGCTGGCCGGCATCATGTTCCTGACGGGTACGATGACCGCGTTCTCGTTCTGGCTGCTCGAGACTTTCCCGGCGCTCGGCCGGATCGGGTGA
- a CDS encoding D-amino-acid transaminase: MSRIVHLNGAYLPEQDAKVSIFDRGYVFADGVYEVTAVIDGKLVDFEPHVQRLERSLRELAMAWPCSKDELREVHQELARRNNVTEGVVYMQVTRGVAERDFAFPKDVPSTLMAFTQHKSLLDSPHAANGVKVISVPDIRWKRRDIKSIALLPQCIGKQQAAEAGAFEGWMVEDGLVTEGTSSTAYIVRDGRVITRPLSQAILPGVTRKSLIRLATEERVVVEERPFTLEEAYAADEAFLTSASTFVMPIVAIDGRAIGSGKPGPVATSLRKIYLDAARS, encoded by the coding sequence ATGAGCCGCATCGTCCATTTGAACGGCGCCTATCTGCCCGAGCAGGACGCCAAGGTTTCCATTTTCGATCGCGGCTATGTGTTCGCCGACGGCGTTTACGAGGTGACGGCGGTCATCGACGGCAAGCTCGTGGACTTCGAACCCCATGTGCAGCGCCTCGAGCGGTCGCTGCGCGAGCTGGCGATGGCCTGGCCATGCAGCAAGGATGAGCTGCGGGAGGTGCATCAAGAGCTCGCCAGGCGCAATAATGTCACCGAGGGCGTGGTCTATATGCAGGTGACCCGCGGGGTGGCCGAGCGGGATTTCGCCTTTCCCAAGGACGTTCCCAGCACGCTGATGGCCTTCACCCAGCACAAGTCGCTGCTCGACAGCCCCCATGCCGCCAACGGGGTCAAGGTGATCAGCGTGCCGGACATCCGGTGGAAGCGCCGCGACATCAAGTCCATCGCCCTGCTGCCCCAGTGCATTGGGAAGCAGCAGGCTGCGGAGGCCGGCGCCTTCGAGGGCTGGATGGTGGAGGACGGCCTCGTGACCGAAGGCACCTCGTCCACCGCCTATATCGTTCGGGATGGCCGGGTGATCACCCGTCCGCTGTCCCAGGCCATTCTGCCGGGCGTCACGCGCAAGTCGCTGATAAGACTTGCCACAGAGGAGAGGGTCGTGGTGGAGGAGCGGCCGTTCACGCTCGAGGAGGCCTATGCGGCCGACGAGGCTTTCCTCACCAGCGCCTCCACCTTCGTCATGCCGATCGTCGCGATCGACGGGCGGGCGATCGGTTCCGGCAAGCCTGGTCCCGTGGCCACATCGCTGCGGAAGATCTATCTCGATGCCGCACGCAGCTAA
- a CDS encoding DUF1007 family protein, with product MKAWIRSLSLAVVALGFVAGAGRTADAHPHVWIESRSDLVLDDEGRITAINVEWRFDEMYSLAAVEGLDANGDGIYEAEETQSLAKENIEALKEYDYFVYAQANGQKVPYGEVTEYGNLFANGVLTLYFRVPLATPVDPTNTNFTYSIYDPSFYIAIELPKQDPIQVLGTLASPCHIKISKSAAEAENYQYSEDFWDQEANKGMGAMFAQPISVDCTATAKKAADSTQH from the coding sequence ATGAAGGCGTGGATCCGAAGCCTGAGCCTTGCCGTCGTCGCCCTCGGATTTGTCGCCGGGGCCGGGCGGACGGCTGACGCCCATCCCCATGTCTGGATCGAGAGCCGGTCCGATCTCGTGCTGGACGATGAAGGACGGATCACCGCGATCAACGTGGAATGGCGCTTCGACGAGATGTACAGCCTGGCCGCCGTCGAGGGGCTCGATGCGAACGGCGACGGCATTTACGAGGCCGAAGAGACCCAGTCGCTGGCCAAGGAGAATATCGAAGCCCTGAAGGAATACGACTATTTCGTGTATGCACAGGCCAATGGCCAGAAGGTGCCATATGGAGAGGTGACCGAATACGGCAATCTCTTCGCCAATGGCGTGCTGACCCTCTATTTCCGCGTGCCCTTGGCAACGCCTGTGGATCCCACCAATACGAACTTCACCTACTCCATCTACGATCCGTCATTCTACATCGCCATCGAGCTACCCAAGCAGGATCCCATCCAGGTGCTCGGCACCTTGGCTTCGCCCTGCCACATCAAGATATCCAAGAGTGCGGCCGAGGCGGAGAACTACCAGTATTCAGAGGATTTCTGGGATCAGGAGGCAAACAAGGGCATGGGCGCCATGTTTGCGCAGCCCATCTCCGTCGACTGCACGGCAACGGCCAAGAAGGCGGCCGACAGCACACAGCACTGA
- a CDS encoding sarcosine oxidase subunit gamma, with the protein MAEILSALDGHVKAGRHGANVDEPGVVLSEGRGLVTVQLTAWPDTASAVAVKAGQVAQTAMPPSMRIGISGQTTVLQVGPERWWFVVPASSDLRQRLEAAFSAEEAVVTDLSHARTIVRITGPKARDLLARVVPIDLHPAVFPRDSIAQTIMHGVGVLLHFSGSASDGDIFDLHIPGTFALSHWEWLVHQAEGLGLEIRA; encoded by the coding sequence GTGGCTGAGATCCTGTCTGCGCTCGATGGCCATGTGAAAGCCGGCCGCCACGGCGCCAATGTGGACGAACCGGGCGTCGTGCTCTCGGAAGGCCGAGGGCTCGTCACCGTGCAGCTGACCGCCTGGCCCGACACGGCCAGCGCAGTTGCGGTCAAGGCCGGGCAGGTGGCGCAAACTGCGATGCCGCCGTCCATGCGCATCGGTATCAGCGGCCAGACGACGGTGCTGCAGGTGGGCCCGGAGCGCTGGTGGTTCGTGGTGCCCGCATCCTCCGATCTGCGCCAACGGCTCGAGGCGGCCTTCTCGGCGGAAGAGGCCGTTGTCACCGACCTTTCCCATGCCCGCACCATCGTGCGCATCACCGGCCCCAAGGCCCGGGACCTCCTAGCCAGAGTGGTGCCCATCGATCTCCACCCTGCCGTATTCCCCCGCGACAGCATTGCCCAAACCATCATGCACGGCGTCGGCGTGCTCCTGCACTTCTCCGGCAGCGCCAGCGACGGCGACATCTTCGACCTGCATATCCCCGGCACCTTCGCCCTGTCCCACTGGGAATGGCTGGTGCATCAGGCCGAGGGGTTGGGGCTCGAAATCAGGGCATAA